The proteins below are encoded in one region of Peptoniphilus sp. GNH:
- a CDS encoding MBOAT family protein — protein sequence MNLQSPWLCGGLIIFTILYYSLFRNFQWLWTLVISYALYFYLEKFSIIYILLTSISIYFLSLKIENLIDELGKKKGKATSKKYLIFGLLLNFGILFGLKYLGLINLLSDFKFDFKSIAAPLGISFYTFKAVAYLVDIYRSKYKAQRNFLKFASFIAYFPAFLQGPIDKYDELSKTLYNKKKFKYENLLRGLILIIFGLMKKTVVADRLVGPVDNLVKNYTSYQGAVLLFGMFVFGIQIYADFSGGIDMVRGFSKILGIELAENFNSPYLADSVAEYWRRWHMSLGAFMREYVFYPMSLSRSFTKINKKSRKLLGAKYGKIVTLLISTLVVYFLIGAWHGARAISLLFGIFYGVVISLSLILENFRKMMDKKIKIPENIKYAFKIIWVVFVTSIGRYFSKADTPAQLRDMLSYTVSNFFGKDFLAHFYQAMGMTKMGYLILIAAIIIMCFAAYYKEKEGNFFDKLERLSPLNFFILMTFVIGLTVVFGLVSGDVKQMEFVYQKY from the coding sequence TTGAACTTACAAAGCCCTTGGCTGTGTGGGGGACTTATAATTTTTACAATTCTATATTATAGCTTATTTAGAAATTTTCAGTGGCTTTGGACTCTTGTAATTTCATATGCCCTATATTTTTATTTAGAAAAATTTTCTATAATCTATATTTTGCTAACAAGCATAAGCATCTACTTTCTATCGTTAAAGATAGAGAATCTTATAGATGAGCTTGGAAAGAAAAAGGGCAAGGCTACATCCAAAAAATACTTGATATTTGGACTTTTATTGAATTTTGGAATTTTGTTTGGACTCAAATATTTGGGTCTTATAAATTTGCTAAGTGATTTCAAATTTGATTTCAAATCCATAGCTGCTCCTTTGGGAATATCTTTTTATACTTTTAAGGCTGTGGCCTATCTGGTAGATATCTATAGATCCAAGTACAAGGCCCAGAGGAACTTTTTGAAGTTTGCTTCATTTATTGCTTATTTTCCAGCCTTTTTGCAAGGTCCCATAGATAAATATGATGAGCTTTCTAAGACTCTCTATAATAAAAAGAAGTTCAAGTATGAAAATCTTTTGAGAGGTCTGATTTTGATTATTTTCGGACTTATGAAAAAGACGGTAGTAGCAGATAGGCTAGTGGGACCAGTTGATAACTTAGTAAAAAACTACACATCCTATCAGGGAGCTGTACTTCTTTTTGGCATGTTTGTTTTTGGCATCCAAATATATGCAGATTTTTCTGGGGGCATTGACATGGTGAGAGGATTTTCTAAAATCCTTGGCATTGAGCTTGCTGAAAACTTTAACAGTCCCTATCTTGCCGATTCTGTTGCAGAGTATTGGAGAAGGTGGCATATGAGCTTGGGAGCTTTCATGAGAGAGTATGTATTTTATCCCATGAGTCTTTCGAGGTCATTTACAAAAATAAATAAGAAATCTAGAAAGCTACTTGGAGCCAAGTATGGGAAAATTGTCACACTCTTGATTTCAACTTTGGTTGTCTATTTTCTTATAGGTGCGTGGCATGGAGCAAGAGCCATATCTCTTTTGTTTGGTATTTTCTACGGAGTTGTAATCTCTCTTTCGCTCATCTTAGAGAATTTTAGAAAAATGATGGATAAGAAAATAAAAATACCAGAAAATATCAAGTACGCATTCAAAATCATATGGGTTGTTTTTGTGACTAGCATAGGAAGGTATTTTTCAAAAGCGGATACGCCAGCGCAACTGCGTGATATGCTCTCTTACACAGTCTCTAATTTTTTCGGAAAAGATTTCTTAGCTCATTTCTATCAAGCTATGGGCATGACGAAGATGGGATATCTCATCTTAATAGCGGCAATTATAATTATGTGTTTTGCGGCTTATTACAAGGAAAAGGAAGGCAATTTTTTTGACAAGTTGGAAAGGCTTAGTCCTTTAAACTTTTTTATTTTGATGACATTTGTAATAGGTCTTACAGTAGTTTTCGGCCTTGTATCGGGCGATGTAAAACAGATGGAATTTGTATATCAAAAGTATTAG
- a CDS encoding polysaccharide deacetylase family protein — MKAKKSVLLIVLAFLSVLSVLALINYYYDPFGVFDKKDGWYSYRMTRNPRTAKISYLNRHNKDYNAYVLGSSGSSPLVKESLDKASGKSFYNLFYYGADMKDVLDTFNYIVKNYKVDEVLLPITFSFAEEYDKGEDDLHYKMKPELSGKSSWQFYKDYIFADPLYANDMRRSYKKKTYLPQVYDVFLEESGNYDKRLRDIEGIGSREDYLKKYPDFQWKKPALKLKYMKEFFRDLKKVVDTCEEKNITYKIFMYPLYKTSYESYDPKELEEFFRELTKISDFYDFTYSSISEDPRFFYDTAHYRNDVGDMMIRKIYGGDGYIAKDFGKLVKKNQVYKIERPKIESEDQKIKVFMLHHIDKDAINAATITRGKLEELLKLIRDKDYHCLSLGEIRSYVEDGVDIPQKSVLLTFDDGYLSNYKIVYPLLKKYGLRAVFCPIGSSIGKDTYKDTGEKIIPHYSLDEIKEMAKSGIIEFASHGYDIHQSEKFEKGQCRPSILKLDSETEDQYIAYIKKDFEEFKKLEDVLGYKIRAMAYPLGEHDGLSDVLVREAGIDQTFTTVEGDSVIIKGLRQSMFALNRINIYEDLDLSVLLK; from the coding sequence ATGAAGGCAAAAAAATCAGTTTTATTAATAGTTTTGGCTTTTTTGAGCGTTCTTTCAGTGCTTGCTTTAATAAATTATTATTATGACCCCTTCGGAGTTTTTGATAAAAAAGATGGCTGGTACTCTTATAGGATGACCAGAAACCCAAGAACTGCTAAAATTTCATACTTGAATAGGCACAATAAGGATTACAATGCCTATGTCTTAGGTTCTTCTGGATCTAGTCCTCTAGTGAAGGAAAGTCTTGATAAGGCTAGCGGAAAGTCTTTTTACAATCTCTTCTACTATGGAGCTGATATGAAGGATGTCCTAGATACTTTTAACTATATAGTAAAAAACTATAAGGTTGACGAGGTACTACTGCCTATAACTTTTTCCTTTGCAGAAGAATATGACAAGGGGGAAGATGACCTACACTATAAAATGAAGCCGGAGCTTTCAGGAAAATCATCTTGGCAATTTTATAAGGACTACATTTTTGCAGATCCTCTCTATGCAAACGACATGAGGAGATCTTATAAAAAGAAGACTTATCTACCCCAAGTCTATGATGTATTTTTGGAAGAATCTGGCAATTACGATAAGAGGTTAAGAGATATAGAGGGCATAGGTAGTCGGGAAGATTATTTGAAAAAATATCCAGACTTTCAATGGAAAAAGCCTGCTCTCAAGCTCAAGTACATGAAGGAATTTTTTAGGGATTTAAAAAAAGTTGTGGACACTTGTGAAGAGAAAAATATAACCTATAAAATTTTTATGTATCCCTTATATAAGACGTCTTATGAGTCCTATGACCCAAAAGAATTGGAAGAGTTTTTTAGAGAACTAACTAAAATATCCGATTTTTATGACTTCACTTACTCATCAATTTCAGAAGATCCTAGATTTTTCTATGATACTGCCCATTACAGAAACGATGTGGGCGATATGATGATTAGAAAAATTTATGGTGGAGATGGCTATATTGCCAAAGATTTTGGGAAATTAGTAAAAAAGAATCAGGTCTACAAGATTGAAAGACCCAAAATAGAAAGTGAAGACCAAAAAATTAAAGTTTTCATGTTGCATCACATAGACAAGGATGCTATAAACGCAGCAACCATAACTAGAGGAAAGCTGGAAGAATTATTAAAACTTATAAGGGATAAGGATTACCACTGTTTGAGTTTAGGAGAAATCAGATCTTATGTGGAAGATGGCGTTGACATACCACAAAAATCTGTCCTCTTGACTTTTGACGATGGCTACTTGTCAAATTACAAGATAGTCTATCCCCTGCTTAAAAAATATGGATTAAGAGCTGTATTTTGTCCAATAGGCTCTTCCATAGGCAAGGACACCTACAAGGATACGGGAGAAAAAATAATCCCCCACTACAGTTTAGATGAGATAAAGGAAATGGCTAAGTCAGGCATCATAGAGTTTGCCAGCCATGGCTATGACATTCATCAGTCTGAAAAGTTTGAAAAGGGGCAATGCAGGCCTTCGATTTTGAAGTTGGATTCAGAGACTGAAGATCAATATATAGCTTATATAAAAAAAGACTTTGAAGAATTTAAAAAGCTTGAGGATGTTTTGGGTTATAAGATAAGGGCTATGGCATATCCTTTAGGTGAGCATGATGGGCTTTCGGATGTGCTTGTAAGAGAAGCCGGCATAGACCAAACATTTACAACTGTGGAGGGCGATAGTGTCATCATAAAGGGACTTAGACAGTCTATGTTTGCTCTTAATAGAATAAATATTTACGAAGATTTGGATTTGAGTGTCTTATTAAAATAA